The following proteins come from a genomic window of Miscanthus floridulus cultivar M001 chromosome 2, ASM1932011v1, whole genome shotgun sequence:
- the LOC136540559 gene encoding omega-amidase, chloroplastic-like — translation MRAAAAATATATAAALLAPGVKLCAGRARVSFSSSSRLPLRRVAAMASAPNSSFRPEEARSPPALELPTPPLSKFKVALCQLSVTADKSRNIAHARAAIEKAASDGAKLVLLPEIWNGPYSNDSFPEYAEDIEAGGDAAPSFSMMSEVAHSLQITLVGGSIAERSGNNLYNTCCVFGSDGQLKGKHRKIHLFDIDIPGKITFKESKTLTAGQSPTVVDTDVGRIGIGICYDIRFQELAMLYAARGAHLLCYPGAFNMTTGPLHWELLQRARAADNQLFVATCGPARDTSAGYVAWGHSTLVGPFGEVIATTEHEEVTVIADIDYSLIEQRRQFLPLQHQRRGDLYQLVDVQRLGSQ, via the exons ATGagagccgcagccgcagccacagccacagccacagccGCCGCGCTCCTCGCCCCGGGTGTAAAGCTCTGCGCCGGACGCGCGcgcgtctccttctcctcctcctcccgcctCCCACTCCGCCGCGTCGCCGCCATGGCCTCCGCCCCCAACTCCTCCTTCCGCCCGGAGGAGGCGCGCTCCCCTCCCGCCCTCGAGCTTCCGACCCCGCCGCTCTCCAAG TTCAAGGTGGCGCTGTGCCAGCTCTCGGTGACGGCGGACAAGAGTCGCAACATCGCGCACGCGCGCGCGGCCATCGAGAAGGCGGCCTCCGACGGCGCCAAGCTCGTGCTCCTCCCC GAGATATGGAATGGTCCGTATTCAAATGACAGCTTTCCAGAGTACGCCGAGGACATTGAAGCTGGCGGAGATGCAGCCCCTTCATTTTCAATGATGTCGGAGGTTGCTCACAGCTTACAAATTACTCTTGTTGGTGGGTCCATAGCTGAACGTTCTGGCAACAACTTATACAATACATGCTGTGTCTTTGGTTCAGATGGCCAGCTTAAGGGTAAACATAGAAAG ATCCATCTTTTCGACATTGACATTCCAGGAAAGATCACTTTCAAGGAATCAAAGACTCTTACTGCTGGGCAGAGCCCTACTGTTGTAGACACAG ATGTCGGGCGCATTGGTATTGGTATATGCTATGACATCCGTTTCCAGGAATTAGCAATGTTGTATGCTGCAAGAG GTGCTCATTTGTTGTGCTATCCTGGTGCATTCAACATGACTACTGGACCACTACACTGGGAGTTGCTGCAAAGGGCGAG GGCTGCAGACAACCAG CTGTTTGTTGCAACATGCGGTCCAGCTCGAGATACCAGTGCAGGTTATGTTGCTTGGGGACACTCCACTCTTGTTGGACCT TTTGGAGAGGTGATTGCAACAACTGAGCATGAGGAGGTGACTGTAATAGCAGATATTGACTATTCACTGATTGAGCAGAGGAG GCAATTTCTTCCTCTGCAACACCAACGCCGTGGCGATCTCTATCAGCTGGTAGATGTCCAGAGGCTGGGTTCTCAGTAG
- the LOC136537402 gene encoding multiple organellar RNA editing factor 8, chloroplastic/mitochondrial-like, translating to MHSEEEARQKIYSVSTRHYFAFGALVPEELSYRLKEVPKVRWVLPDSYLHVKTKDYGGEPFINGEALPYDPKYHEEWVRNHARANERNRRNDRPRNDRSRNFERRENMQNYRNRSTNFERRENMQRYQNRDGPPAQGFNGPPPPPGQNQMPPHHGQGNMPPSPPPPLAGGGQPNYQPQMPNPQAGYYQQGGAPHYQQGGAPGYQGGNQGYQGNPGPAYQGGNPGYQGGPPGYRGGNPNAPPYPGGGNSGYPGGGRGYQGQ from the exons Atgcacag TGAGGAAGAAGCTAGGCAAAAGATATACTCTGTATCGACCCGTCATTACTTCGCTTTTGGTGCCCTTGTACCTGAGGAACTTTCTTACAGACTGAAAG AGGTGCCCAAGGTCCGCTGGGTTCTTCCTGATTCATACTTGCATGTGAAAACTAAGGACTATGGAG GAGAACCCTTCATAAATGGGGAAGCTCTTCCTTATGATCCTAAATACCATGAGGAGTGGGTCAGAAACCATGCCCGTGCCAATGAAAGAAACCGGCGCAATGATAGGCCCCGCAACGACAGGTCAAGGAACTTTGAGAGAAGGGAGAACATGCAGAACTACCGGAACAGGTCAACGAACTTTGAGAGAAGGGAGAACATGCAGAGGTACCAGAACAGAGATGGGCCTCCTGCTCAGGGTTTCAATGGCCCCCCACCTCCACCTGGCCAGAACCAGATGCCACCTCACCATGGTCAGGGCAACATgcctccgtcgccgccgccaccgcttgcTGGTGGTGGCCAACCGAACTATCAGCCCCAAATGCCAAACCCACAGGCTGGCTACTACCAGCAAGGTGGTGCTCCTCACTACCAGCAAGGTGGTGCTCCGGGGTATCAAGGTGGTAATCAAGGTTACCAAGGGAACCCAGGGCCGGCCTACCAAGGTGGTAACCCTGGCTACCAAGGTGGCCCACCTGGCTACCGAGGAGGCAACCCCAACGCACCGCCATACCCGGGTGGTGGCAATTCTGGCTACCCTGGTGGCGGCCGAGGCTACCAAGGTCAATGA